TCGTGAACTATTCGGTTTTCGCTTTTtatcctttaaaaaaattaatctaCTCTGACAGCTATCTAAACAGTTTAATTTAACAGAATATTCATACAAATAAGGAAATGCGCAAATAATAACATTTGTCCGGATTTCGATAAACGGGTTAAAGAGAAATATgtatactggttttttttttatcccatctCCCAATTACATACAGAAATATAAACCACGATATACCTTAattaatcattttgtttttgatttttactTCAAGGAAATTTAGGGTAAACATCATTTATAATTATCCAAAATAGTTCTTTTAGTTGCAATTAGGATGAACCATACATCACTATAGAATGtcttataaaaataaactaaTCCAATAAAGGACTTGGGtaataaaaattaccaattatcCATTTGTGTATAAATAACAAGAATGAGGTGAATGGTTACACAACTAATGATATatggcaaaaacaaaaagatatccATGAGTTATACCAATACCACTAATCTCTGTGCAATTTCAAAAGCTCTAAATCATAGTGTACATCCGAATAGCATGTTGAAGGCATATACAACACAATAAAATAGCAAAGTTagtatgattatatatataaattaaataatccACTTGCGCACAACATACGTTTTCCGTTGAATTTTGCATAAATGTCTGTCATGCAttgttaaatattaattaaacGGCACACGGAAATCAGTGGTGCAAATCTGTTCTcgattgtttttattcatttattttatcttaaatatttccAAACGTCGTGCATATCTAAACAAAACTTGAATGTGCTCTTTGCATATGTCCGTAACATTCTTGAGAAGAGTTGAAGTACTGAAGGCATACCCAACAAATATGTGCGTTACAACCTCGACACGTCATGTGGTTGCATCCTTCAATCTTTTCAATCGGAGTTGAACATTTTGGACAGTATTTCGCTCTTCCAGCATTTTGTTTCATCCATAGTTTCAACCCGCCGTCGTCCTTCTTCATACTCTCGACCATTTTGCAAGTAAGACCATCGTGAAATTGATTTTGGCATGCTGTACAGATACGAACTTCACATTCTGGACAACTGAAGAGTTTCTCCTTCTCGGTCACTCGATAAATAAGAGGACAGTCTGCTGTCGGACAATACTTGTACGCTTTTTTGTTCTGCAACACAAAGGAATTGGTAGCTTTCTTCACCAAGAGGTTTATAGGAATTCCAGTGTTGACCGAAAGCTTTGAAATATCCTTCCATGTCCAAAGTTCATTACATCCTTCACCGCTACAGGTTAGTGGGATCGTATTGTTTTTAATGTCAGTTTTAAACTGAAGCTCGACGCAATCTTTACAATATGGATGACCACAGGCTTCAAGTCTGTACAGCTCTCCTTCTTCTATTGGACAGAAACATACCATGCAATCACGAGTTTGTGTAGGTTGTAGCTTGTATTCTTTACGCTTCTGAATTACAAGGGTAATCATTGTCTCTATAAGTGAGCATGCTTTCTCTATAGCTTCAGTTTGCCCTATGAGAGTGATCAAATGAAGCCGGTGATTAAGTTCTATGCACCCAACTCCGGATTCTTGGACAAGCTTATTAAGATCATATTCATACCGCAACATAATCTCCTTCATCACTCCAGGAGGTTTATCTTCCCCTTTCAATGCCAAAGTTTTCGACTTGCTAGTTTTCAATTCCTGTAAATATTCCTCTAGCATTTTAATAGCTCTCATTTGATTTTCTTCTTTTCCGTGAACAGACAGCGATAGGATTCTTTCATCTGACACAACAGTGGTGTCAGTTTTATCAATAACAGTCTTAACCAATCGTTTTCCATCCCAGGTAAAgagtttgtttatattttcatgCGAGTCAATGTCCATTACTTTCCCTTTAATTGCCATTAGAATATCGGCCTTCACCTTAATGATAGTCTCTACAATGTCAGAGAGCAAATTCACCACCATGTTACCGTTTCGCAGTTCTTTCTTTTGTATATTCACATTCTCTGTTCGTGACAATTTTTCTACCAATTTATCAACGATGTCACAATATTTGGTATAAACGAGTTTTGGAATCATTAAAGATGTTTTTAAGTCTGCTTTCATTGTCACTATTTGGTCATTCATTGTAAAACCATGATCCATGCCTGCGCATGCAGCAAGACCTTCCTCTGTTTTCGAAAATGATACAAAGGCTAGAAAAGTAAAGTCAGCATCTCTAGGGGGTCTTAAATCCAAGTCATATGAGCCTTCATGAACATACTCTTCTACTTTTTTACGAATGCGTTGGCGACATATGTGTATCATATCTTGTGGTGTGTTAACTTTGTGTCGGATCACTGAAACACGTTCTATGTCACTTGGATCTAGACCTAAAGCATCCATAAACCCCTGACGTAATACATCTTCATTCACATGAGGATTTAGGTTAGCAACATGCACTTCATTAGATCCGTTCTTGCTTGGTTTGATTCGGACCATAGTTCCACCAATAGCTATTGGAGTTATCCTTGTTCTTAAAGCAGacgttaaatctgtaaatttaacAAACCCAAATCTTCTAGATGGCCGTCTGCACCATTGTAGTTTAGTTCTGAATCCACGAATGTCAGTGTTCTGAAATCCGACACTAGGTCTTGCTTTTATATCAACGCCTTCTCGCATTACGTTTACAGCTCGTTCAGCATCTTCTTTCTTCTCAAATGTGATTTTCCCCTAGTTGTTTCGGTTCTTGCTTTTCCAAAATTTCTCAACCTTGACAATTTTACCATATCGTTCAAACATTTTAGTTATTTCTTCTTCTGATCTTTCTTCAAGAAATTTCGGAATTCCTGTGATGAAAATCGTTTTGTATTCATCTACCATTAAAACATCACCTACATTCAGACCAGAACCTATTACAACCCGAACTCCGGTGTTTGTTGATGACAAAAATTGTTCGCTTTTGTCTTGTTGCATTTTCTCTCTCAATTTGTCCACTCTATTTCTAACAATGGTGCCAATATCTTGTTTACAATTCTGTTGAGTATACAGGCTTATTTCTCCTAACTCTTTTGACGCCTCAAGAATTATAAccttttctttatttgtttccTTGAACGAGTTCTCTAGTTCTCGCAATTTTGAATAACGTGGACCAACAAACTCTCTAAATACCTGTTCTCCAACTTCAAACATTACAAGTAGCTCAACACGCTGCTTACTTAAACTTTCTAAATCAAGCTGAATACAGTTTGTCTCTACAGCTTCCTGAATCCATTCGTCAAGAACAGTTGTTACATTAACTGCAAAGTCACGTGACGTTTTCAGAACCTGTTCTATAACGATCCAGTTTGGAAGTAATCCTAGTGATTTCAATGAAGAGGCAGGGAACAATTGTACTTGTTGCTCTTTCTTTACAACGAGATATCCTGCTTTTTCATGTCCCAAGTAATGGCAGACATTTCGACTAAATGTTTTGAACAACATTATTTGCAATTTCTTGTCGACGTCAGAGGGTAACTTCAGCTTAAACTTTGGCTTTTCTCCAAGGTCATTTTTTAAGATATTCAAAACTTCATTGACCGTTTCACGAACTCCACGGATTGATTTTCCGTTGATAGAATTTTCGGAACACCAAGCCCCTTTTGTTTTTTCCGGTTGGTCATGCCATTCTCTGTAAACATTAAGCATTGTCATAAGATCTCCACCTTCATGACAAAACCTTACTTTAAGTTTGTCCGCTTTGCTTTTCTCTTCGTTTGATCCAGATCGGTAAAAGATAGAACCACCTGCTGCACAACCGGCAGATAAAATTAAAGCTTCAATGCCTACATCTTCCTTAATCGCATCGTGAATGAATCCTCCAAATTTTGGATCAATAGGTAGTTTTGCGATCCATTTCCCAAGTTGTGTTATCTTGTTATTAGACACTGCACCTACTGACTCTAGTGTTTCCATGGCAGCATCCATCATTTCACGCGGAGGGGCTTGCACAAAATCAAAGTCTAATGGAACTACACCGAGTTCCATAAGTTTTAGCAGCGCATGTCCGAGATGAACCCGAAGTATTTCCGGTCGTGAATTTCGCGCCATGTCATTATAGGTATCTAATGAGTACAATCTGAAACATTTTCCGGCATCAGTTCTACCTGCACGTCCTTTTCTCTGATCTGCAGAACTTTTTGTTATTGTAGTTACGCAAAGGGCACTTATGTTTCGTTTCGGATCAAACTGCATTTCCTTAGCTACACCTGTATCTATGACGTACTTTATTCCTGGAATAGTTATAGATGTTTCTGCACTGTTTGTGGCAAACACAATTTTCCTTTTGCCTTTCGGAGGTGGGTCAAATACCTTTTGTTGTTCAATAGGTTGTAAACGTCCATGGAGGGGTAAACAAATAAAGTCAGTCTCGGAATTCAATGCATTTGCAAAAGCATTACAGCATCTTTCCACTTCAATTGGGGAAGTTAGAAATGTGAGAACGTCCCCTTTTTCTTCGCTATGATGAACTTCTATAGTCTTGTCTAATGCTGCCTGTTCATAATTTTCTGACGTTAATTCATCTTCTGTCCACGTGACGTCGACAGGAAACATTCGACCAGAAACTGACAGTACCGGACATGTTCCAAAGTAATCCACAAACACTTCAGGGTCTATAGTTGCAGAGGTAATTACCACTCTAAGATCTGGTCTGTTATTGATGCTCTTTTTTATCATACCCAGTAGGAGGTCAGTATAAATGCTTCTTTCATGGGCCTCATCTACAATAATGCACGAGTATGCAGAAAAGTTCTCATCTTTAAGACATTCGTTTAATAACATATGATCAGTCATATAAAGTATTTTCGTATCATGTGACTGCCTTATTTGCATTCCTACTTTATATCCTACAAGTTGTCCAACAGATGTTCTCATTTCTTGTGAAACATGTGTTGCAAGACTAATGGCGGCAATTTTACGTGGTTGAGTACACACTATGAATCCGGTGTTAGCTAATCCGGCCTGGTACATGTACTGTGCTACTTGTGTACTCTTTCCAGATCCTGTTTCACCAAGTAAAATTGAAACCTTGTTTTCGGttaccattgatattatatctgtTCTTCGGGCGTACATTGGTAAAGCAGAAATCAATCGGGCACACTCGACTTGGAATGCTGAATAGATTATTTTAAGTTCGGAATCAatcttttttgtttctcttaCCTTTTCAAGTTTGTCAATTGTGCATTGTAAGAAATCCCGAAACTCTTTCTTTTGCAGGTCCATTTCTTTGAGCTTAGATTTCAAAGCTTTCACTTCGCCTTCTACCATGTCTACTCGGTTGAATTCGTCCATTGACATGAATCCTTTCTTTTTATATCCAGTTTGATCAATTCTGTTTTTAATACTATCTATCTGACCTTGGTGTGTAGAAAGAACATCACTAGCTTCGTTCGTCATCTTGTCTAAATGTTGTGACAACTGGCTCTCTGTCGAAATCTGACGTTTAACAAGTTCTTGTCTTGCTATTATTTTAATGTTCGACTTTTTATTGTGAGTTACAAAGTCGTAAAGGGCTTCTTTAATTTGCCTCGCACTGGAGAACTCTGCAATACAGTTTGCGCCTCCATTTCCATGTCGGAATTCTTTAAAAGGAAATGACCTGCGTGTTACCTTCTCCAAAAGGCTCCTTAATTGTTCTTCATTTCCATCAAAGTTGATAATATTGAGATataaattttgaccttttttctTCGACTCTGTTTTCTGTTCGCGCAAGGCACGTCGCTCTATGTTTCTTCCACTTTGATTAGAACTTGTTTTAGCCATTCTACCTTGCGTTCCATAACTGTATTCCATTCTGTCGTAGTTATAGTATTGCAACGTCTATAGAAGAGGATGGCTGTATCGTTTCTTTTCAACTGAAAAAAAGAGTAGAACAATTATTATCTCAGATTTTGGAGGAGGATTCAATGCACTTCAATACAGGGCTATTCTCAGAAAGTTTTCCAATCGTTACTTAACTTTATTTATCACAGTTTAGTGTATTTTGATGTTGGTGTCACTCGCGGAGCAGGAAATGACCACCCTTCCGTGCACCTGAGTTCAATCACAGTTTTTGTAGTGTTCCTATTAGACTAATAGTTTTTTTGTGTAGTATTTTGTGAAATCTTACTCGCTTTTTCCGTCGGATTTCTTTGCCATATATACCTAAAATTTAAGGTTGCTCCTTCGCAcctttctatcatttttttccaaatataaaatatgtattctTTACTGTGAGGGAATAAATTGAGAGatgcaagaaaataaaaaaatcaaatacaaaatgaGAGCTTTTCTTAACTACCTATTGATTAATCATATGATATGATTCATATATTCTTTTAGTTATATTCAGAAATGGTCAGGACTAAATCCTGTGGATATTATCAAAGAATCAAACTTCAGAACGTGCCATTTTATAAAACCGAAGTTAAAGGGGCACTGGCTGCTAGCTATATACAAACTACAAACTTTAAAATATGATTCGTTTTGGTTCAATTATTAATGacagtgaaatagtgaaataattcgcttttagctgCCACTTCGGTTCAATTTTCAATTGTCAAAATAAGTTAAGAAACGtcgatgaattattcacttgcaagtgaataaggcgacctcattgaatccataATCACTTGACATTCAATGCAATGCCTTAAAAAAGTTtaataatttggatatacgttgTAGCGATCATATGAAAATGAATTATTACATGCTCATGTTCTTAAGTTAAACAAACAATTTTCATTCtcagtttgggttttttttcttttttttcacacTTTTAGTGATGAAAATAGTTTTTCATTCTTTCGTTTATTAATTGAGGGTTCACGCATATCAGGACTATCAGGGGTTCacgcatatttatttatagttagAAATATGGTCTATGGAGAAATATTCGGAAACTTTCTTTTTGTTCATTCGgaacattttttcttcttatcTGTATCAGCATCCTGCAATTAAGAGCACTGACCTCCATACGGggtattcaatatatttaaaacatggcAATAATTAAAAACTTTACACTGATTGCTTACTCACTTATATGctatatgataataaaatatatagttgaaaATCTATATAGAAAAAACGAAATAGCTATCCATACgtataaattttaaagaataataatgattcaAACCATGGACACATGTACCTCAGTCTTCCAAACATTCATaaaattcatttagaaataattaatgaggcATTGCGAACTGGTCAACTAGTATGATACAAGTTTTTTTAGGGTATTTTGTGGGTctctttcaaacataaaaattcaGACTTTAGATTTAATATATGTGTAGCATATTTGCCTCCGGAAAACTCAACCAGGCAGGTTGATAAAGATGTATTTTTTGACACACTAATTACACAGGTGTATGAGCATCAAAATTCTGGTCCCTTTTTGATTTGTGGAGATTTTAATAGTAGATGTGGAGATGAAAACGATTATATTGTTGGTGTCAATGATCTATGTCCAAGAgatatcacggccgacactcggctaaccgagagataggtcggttaatctatattgagtatgcggctatatcggcggttggtctgttaatcgggttggttatacgtctgttaagagtaaaacgcacaattttaatattaaaatctatttaatatacagattttaggtacattataagaatcaaatcaaaaaaagaaaagtgtctgacaaaatgatatatatcatagaacattttccaactgtaaaaacatttcatagtctgcacTGTTTTcggtaaaactaaaaggcgtcgcgcaagtatgtagtatttatgcttatacgcatagcaatttttgtaatgaaagtcgaaaaaaacaattttagatatcatttaaaggacacaaaatcgtactttggttctaaaatataaattgaaattagtaaatatttcataattgtaatataacgtgagtaataccacgttttagtgaacattatgggaataaagtctgttaatgggttggacaattgaaattgtgtcagttaagagttatttagccacgacaatagttgtgctacctttatattttccctttaaaaagttaagaatgagatgctcttgagtaaaaaaaaatgacaatacgctgcaacagtatccttctagtaagaacatttttattttgacttcctttgcattttattaaggggtgtgtcacttcaatatatggatacaacacagggtacatataacgtgtagtcgttctcatatgcacatgatatttgtcactggacgttaaactctAAATCGTCAACATCCTccgattggttcttttcttctattactgaatcatctgttgtttacaaatcagtctaaagaagtaaatggaaaggagcgaatgcagctacatttggttatcttaagttttaattcattttattccgtttagttcctttctacataagtgcagaggagaactgcagttgtccgcatgtaaacttttagcatttttaccaatatgagtacatagcaatccgttactgtttcaacacccaggggtgtttcatgtctttattctcaaacagttattatttttttctatctttttttattaatgcatcacttcctactgtccttatctattattctatatattctgtgtttccatccagattctcgtgtatacaatgcgggtccggattgggggtgttgtttatttctatattctttaaattgtctgttacttttctctacattttattttatcttactcattattatttctttattctttatatattctagcatcccaatatattttacttactgatgtttagttacattacgacgtttatctctgatttatataccggttaataccaatttagatacaaattagtgtcattcatgacaacctaaacagaatccacatgatatatgcgaccattcttggatgaaatcaatatgtatagattataacatgcccttttctatattagccctggtatcatcccgagactcccatatcggcctcgaggctttagccgaggtccgatatgggtcgagggatgataccagggcaaatatggaaaaacatgttaaatctttaagctatttatcacatatttaagtgttgcagaaaagagggaaaaaaagttcaattataacaatttaatgaaacataacagcTAATTCTTTAAAATGTATCCGTATCCGTGATAAACAtgtgataagatataaataacacatagctgagagggtgatagagcagattgggtcccgaaaaaacattgataacgatctgctctatcaccctctcagctatgtgatatttgatgtattataatgaatgtcctttcatcattttctttaacagatgagttttattataaagtattttctatgtagtcacgtacttgacagcgtaacgggtatttgaaaaatcatcagaagtgaagtaaatagacaatagtagtgcattgacttgacataaaaACGATACAAGGATTAGGCCCAAACGGGAAAAACGCTCtgctatcaagaaaaaaaatattttcaattgttgttattttgttattgttatttattttatttaaattttgggtaaatacccctttcaaaaggcctcatatctggcggagaaatatacatcacaatgaacatgatgaaatgtacatcaccagTTGAAACACATCGATGGTGACGAATgcgtttaatatcaacaataagcataacacacaatgatttataggttttaaagtaaaaatattaacaagtgaaatacgtttttccaacaattgtaaaagaaataagtttgagtcgttccacgcttcgtcgtatagtaaattagaactttaaacattgtctataaaataacgtgatgtagattcaattcattgtcgtttaaactgccgatttttgattggtctagccgagagggtggcattccaaaaaattgtcacccgctcagccatgtgatagagtaaattaacaccttcgtattaggcaatcaaaatatggcatttgaacatgatgtataataatactttaaaatattacacttttttatatcagttttcaatattcatggcctaaattcattgttcatgtcagtgtttccgtatatattatgtttcattgctcatgtgttgtttccgtatattttagccactcgtcttgggcctacccatttgatccgataacacccgatacagcaataaaattatacttttattgccattcataactcttaacagaccaattaacagaccgagttttatacatccgacccattaacagaccaggtttcaaataaagattgatttatgtcaccaaaatacagatttttgtgtagatttttcacacaatgatatcaatttggttgacaaacataatgcctgtctttgttcgatgttcaaaatatcgcatgcaagtaaattcaaccaacgtgtctttttgtgtacattttgtgtgtgtaaaatgtgtataaatttattgatgagtaacacgccttttcattttatagatcgtacatcgaagctagaaaaataataattacaccactggattcagtacattgaattgttttgttagacatgaataatttttatgataaacatatatttaaaaagttatacaatgaaacatgcagaatttccaatgatttcctcgataacacctgattaacagactttagccaacccgattaacagacccaccgccgatatagccacatactcaatatagattaaccgaccaatctctcggttagccgagtgtcggccgtggatATAGTTGATTTTAAATGTAATTCTTATattaacacatttattgatttttttaattagcgTGAACTGTTGTATACTTAACGGTAGAAACTTTGTTAACAATGATTATACATGTGTAATTTTACGTTCAAGGTTAGTCTCAAGATCGTTTGTACGATTATTCATCTCACCAAACATACTCCGCATATCGACTGACAAATTACTGATCATTTTGGTGACCATAAGCATCTCTGGAGATACGGTTGAATCCACGTGGATCTCAGCTGCCGTCGTTTTATTTAAGATTTGTTCGGTATTAGTTTCGATAGTTTGCATTCCACTATTGGGACTTTTCGGTACATGTTTTGgacgtttttgtttattttcggTGTTTTTTGTACAAATCGTCTCGCTGTCACTATCTTCCGTATTAAGCTTTCTTTTTAAGTTATTCTGTTGTGAACTACTATTGGAAAATAGGTCCCCAAATAAAGAGTCAAACACGGTATTGTGATGAGTAGTTTTCTGTTGTGTCAATGAAAGTTCTATTTTTAGTTTTGTTCAAATAAAAGCTAtgaaaaacactttttaaaacaGAGCTTAAGACATATAAAAGTTACACTCACTGCAAAGAATACTCCAAAAGTAATCCTGATAGTCAAAGATATATGAACACTTTATAAATCGCAGTAAAAGTCGAAATTCTTCGGAGACATACAAACATCGACTAATGACAAAGATGGCGTCTATATCATGGTCCTTACGACCGATCATCAATAGGGGTTACTCTCCTACGAGATGGATTGAGATTGAGAAATTATTTGACCTAATATAAAAACCATTATTGAAGAGGCATAACTTTagatagctcttcaacgattttcggtacttatacatcttcggatttcaaatgtttggctttgagcgttcctgatgaaggtaaatccagaaaagcgcttcggacgcaataaattttcaaaggtgttgttttatatttttagaattgAATTCTAGATACATCggatttcattaataaaatagagTTACACACAAGATAAAAAGGGAATGCTTTCTTATTGCCTATGATGTAACGtaaaatgcacatatatgcatcaAATTAATGggtttaatttaagatttaaattatttaattagcaaaacagtgaaatttatattttacacttCAGTAATCACACTGGTTCAAACTAGATTTTCATTAGTATAAACTCTTGCATTAAATTTACTCACTATATTATTTCGctctttttattggatataaacttttcctttgttgttaattgtttatttatactattgcaaagtgttttctttacatttttgaatttgatattacgttgaaaatatcaatattattaaGCATCAGAGTATATAAATTGTAATGTGTTAcaattgtgttttttatttacttcatacatgtatattgtttactgtaattattcttttttctcttttcagagAACTTGCATCCTGAATATGATGCTGGTTTTCCTCTAACTACTCAAGATCTACATATATTTTGAGTTGGTTTGCTGTTTTGTCCTTTCATTATCTATACACATTTTGAAAGGATGGAGCTTATTTGAAGTGAGAAAAAAGAGTGATGAAAGTATGTCTGGTTTTTATCATCATTATAACTGTTTTGATAgttattattttatctttaattttttttggcgGCCTTGCAGGCTTGGCGGATGTTTgccaaaaaatttggttatatatctatgtttatgtattttcatttgtgtatttaattatttatgatatattgtattttgtaatatattgaaaaaatatttatatcaggcAATACAAATTATACCTATTGACTTCCTTTTATTTCACCCACTTGATAATTggtttaatttaagatttaaattatttaattagcaaaacagtgaaatttatattttacacttCAGTAATCACACTGGTTCAAACTAGATTTTCATTAGTATAAACTCTTGCATTAAATTTACTCACTATATTATTTCGctctttttattggatataaacttttcctttgttgttaattgtttatttatactattgcaaagtgttttctttacatttttgaatttgatattacGTTGAAAATACCCACCCTCCCTCccttgttaaatttttttttttccttttataaattcaTAGTGGCGGATGTTTgccaaaaaatttggttatatatctatgtttatgtattttcatttgtgtatttaattatttatgatatattgtatttt
Above is a window of Mytilus galloprovincialis chromosome 7, xbMytGall1.hap1.1, whole genome shotgun sequence DNA encoding:
- the LOC143082210 gene encoding uncharacterized protein LOC143082210, translated to MEYSYGTQGRMAKTSSNQSGRNIERRALREQKTESKKKGQNLYLNIINFDGNEEQLRSLLEKVTRRSFPFKEFRHGNGGANCIAEFSSARQIKEALYDFVTHNKKSNIKIIARQELVKRQISTESQLSQHLDKMTNEASDVLSTHQGQIDSIKNRIDQTGYKKKGFMSMDEFNRVDMVEGEVKALKSKLKEMDLQKKEFRDFLQCTIDKLEKVRETKKIDSELKIIYSAFQVECARLISALPMYARRTDIISMVTENKVSILLGETGSGKSTQVAQYMYQAGLANTGFIVCTQPRKIAAISLATHVSQEMRTSVGQLVGYKVGMQIRQSHDTKILYMTDHMLLNECLKDENFSAYSCIIVDEAHERSIYTDLLLGMIKKSINNRPDLRVVITSATIDPEVFVDYFGTCPVLSVSGRMFPVDVTWTEDELTSENYEQAALDKTIEVHHSEEKGDVLTFLTSPIEVERCCNAFANALNSETDFICLPLHGRLQPIEQQKVFDPPPKGKRKIVFATNSAETSITIPGIKYVIDTGVAKEMQFDPKRNISALCVTTITKSSADQRKGRAGRTDAGKCFRLYSLDTYNDMARNSRPEILRVHLGHALLKLMELGVVPLDFDFVQAPPREMMDAAMETLESVGAVSNNKITQLGKWIAKLPIDPKFGGFIHDAIKEDVGIEALILSAGCAAGGSIFYRSGSNEEKSKADKLKVRFCHEGGDLMTMLNVYREWHDQPEKTKGAWCSENSINGKSIRGVRETVNEVLNILKNDLGEKPKFKLKLPSDVDKKLQIMLFKTFSRNVCHYLGHEKAGYLVVKKEQQVQLFPASSLKSLGLLPNWIVIEQVLKTSRDFAVNVTTVLDEWIQEAVETNCIQLDLESLSKQRVELLVMFEVGEQVFREFVGPRYSKLRELENSFKETNKEKVIILEASKELGEISLYTQQNCKQDIGTIVRNRVDKLREKMQQDKSEQFLSSTNTGVRVVIGSGLNVGDVLMVDEYKTIFITGIPKFLEERSEEEITKMFERYGKIVKVEKFWKSKNRNN